The Priestia aryabhattai genome contains a region encoding:
- the rnr gene encoding ribonuclease R: MKEENQPYMNEILDFMKRDNYKPLTVQELAKEFNTEDAESFKEFVKALVIMEEKGLIIRARNDRYGLPEQMNFVKGKVSGHAKGFAFVVPEEKDAGDVFIPPTETNNAMHGDIVLARVLSESSGARREGTIVKILERGTQQIVGTYTQSKNFGFVIADDKKIAGDIFIPKAARNGAVEGHKVVVELTIYPEGRMNAEGKVVQILGHKNDPGIDIISVIHKHGLPQEFPADALTQAIDTPETIDEKDIGTRRDLRDQVIVTIDGADAKDLDDAVTVTELENGNYKLGVHIADVSHYVKEGSPIDVEAAERGTSVYLVDRVIPMIPHRLSNGICSLNPKVNRFTLSCEMEIDPQGEVVKHEIFESVIKTTERMTYSDVNKILVDKDEEVLERYEPIVPMFERMEKLAAILRKKRMDRGAIDFDFKEAKVLVDDDGHPHDVILRERSVAEKLIEEFMLAANETVAEHFHWMNVPFIYRIHEDPDAEKLTRFLEFITNFGYTVKGTGNDIHPRALQDILEEVKGTPEEMVISTVMLRSMKQAKYEAESLGHFGLSAEFYTHFTSPIRRYPDLIVHRLIRTYLIEGKTDQQTQEKWRELLPDVAEHSSNMERRSVDAERETDDMKKAEFMADKVGEVFNGIISSVTNFGMFVELENTIEGLVHVSDLTDDYYRYDERHYAMIGEKTGNVFRIGDEIEVKVADVNKDERSVDFIIVGMKESRKRLSKDRPKVIKAKQKSRKDDKGKGREGSRSKNEEWSTQKPKKKKKKRFFEGAPNVKRKKKKRK, from the coding sequence GTGAAAGAAGAAAATCAGCCCTATATGAATGAAATATTGGATTTTATGAAAAGGGATAATTATAAACCTTTGACTGTCCAAGAGCTTGCAAAAGAATTTAATACTGAGGATGCAGAGTCATTCAAAGAGTTTGTGAAGGCACTTGTTATTATGGAAGAGAAGGGTTTAATTATCCGAGCAAGAAATGACCGCTACGGGCTGCCGGAACAAATGAATTTTGTCAAAGGGAAAGTAAGCGGACATGCAAAAGGCTTTGCGTTCGTAGTTCCTGAAGAAAAAGACGCGGGAGATGTATTTATTCCGCCTACTGAAACAAACAATGCTATGCATGGGGATATTGTGCTTGCAAGAGTGTTATCAGAATCATCAGGTGCTCGTCGTGAAGGAACAATTGTAAAAATCTTAGAACGAGGTACCCAGCAAATTGTAGGTACGTATACGCAAAGTAAAAATTTCGGCTTTGTAATTGCGGATGACAAAAAAATTGCAGGTGATATCTTTATTCCCAAAGCAGCAAGAAACGGTGCAGTTGAAGGTCATAAAGTAGTAGTAGAGCTGACAATCTATCCGGAAGGCCGCATGAATGCAGAAGGAAAAGTTGTTCAAATTCTTGGACATAAAAACGATCCAGGCATTGATATCATTTCTGTTATCCATAAGCACGGTCTTCCTCAAGAATTTCCTGCTGATGCGTTAACACAAGCAATTGATACACCTGAGACGATTGATGAAAAAGATATCGGCACCCGCCGCGATCTTCGTGATCAAGTTATTGTCACCATTGACGGAGCAGATGCAAAAGATTTGGATGATGCCGTAACGGTTACAGAGCTTGAAAACGGAAACTACAAATTAGGCGTCCATATTGCAGATGTAAGTCACTACGTTAAAGAAGGTTCTCCGATTGATGTAGAAGCAGCAGAGCGCGGAACAAGCGTCTATTTAGTAGACCGAGTTATTCCGATGATTCCTCACCGTTTATCTAATGGAATTTGCTCATTAAATCCAAAAGTTAACCGTTTTACGCTTTCTTGTGAGATGGAAATCGATCCACAAGGTGAAGTAGTCAAACATGAGATTTTTGAAAGTGTCATCAAAACGACAGAACGAATGACGTATTCAGACGTTAACAAAATCTTGGTGGATAAAGATGAAGAAGTTCTAGAACGCTACGAGCCAATCGTTCCGATGTTTGAGCGTATGGAAAAGCTGGCGGCTATTCTTCGTAAAAAGAGAATGGATCGCGGTGCCATTGATTTTGATTTCAAAGAAGCAAAAGTATTAGTAGACGATGATGGCCATCCGCACGATGTTATTTTGCGTGAACGCTCAGTTGCTGAAAAGCTAATCGAAGAATTTATGCTGGCGGCCAATGAAACAGTAGCGGAACATTTTCACTGGATGAACGTACCGTTCATTTATCGTATCCATGAAGATCCAGATGCAGAGAAGCTTACTCGTTTCTTAGAGTTTATTACAAACTTTGGTTACACGGTGAAAGGAACAGGAAACGATATTCATCCGCGGGCGCTGCAGGATATTTTAGAAGAAGTAAAAGGTACGCCTGAAGAGATGGTTATTTCAACTGTTATGCTTCGTTCGATGAAACAAGCGAAATATGAAGCAGAAAGTTTAGGCCACTTTGGTTTATCAGCTGAGTTCTATACGCATTTTACGTCTCCAATCCGTCGTTATCCTGATTTAATCGTTCATCGTCTAATTCGCACGTATTTAATTGAAGGAAAAACAGATCAGCAAACGCAAGAAAAATGGCGCGAGCTTCTGCCTGATGTTGCTGAGCATTCTTCTAATATGGAACGTCGTTCAGTTGACGCTGAGCGGGAAACGGACGATATGAAAAAAGCTGAGTTTATGGCTGATAAAGTTGGGGAAGTATTTAATGGTATTATTAGCTCTGTTACTAACTTTGGAATGTTCGTGGAGCTAGAAAATACGATTGAAGGGTTAGTTCACGTTAGTGACTTAACAGATGATTATTATCGTTACGACGAACGTCATTATGCGATGATTGGAGAAAAAACGGGCAATGTCTTCCGAATTGGAGACGAAATTGAAGTGAAAGTTGCCGATGTGAATAAAGACGAGCGTTCAGTAGACTTTATTATTGTAGGAATGAAAGAAAGTCGCAAACGCTTATCTAAAGACCGTCCTAAAGTGATTAAGGCAAAACAAAAGTCACGCAAAGATGACAAAGGAAAAGGTCGCGAGGGCAGCCGAAGCAAAAACGAAGAGTGGTCTACTCAAAAGCCAAAGAAGAAAAAGAAAAAGAGATTCTTCGAAGGTGCCCCAAACGTTAAGCGCAAAAAGAAAAAGCGTAAATAA
- the smpB gene encoding SsrA-binding protein SmpB, whose product MPKGEGKLIAQNKKARHDFFIEETYETGIVLQGTEIKSIRNGRVNLKDSFARVQNGEVFLHNMHVSPYEQGNRYNHEPLRTRKLLLHKREISKLIGYSKETGYSLVPLKVYLKNGYAKVLLGLGKGKKKYDKREDLKRKEAKRDIERAFRDRQKM is encoded by the coding sequence ATGCCAAAAGGTGAAGGGAAATTAATTGCACAAAACAAAAAAGCCCGCCACGACTTTTTTATTGAAGAAACATATGAGACGGGTATTGTTCTACAAGGAACGGAAATCAAATCAATTCGTAATGGGCGTGTGAATTTAAAGGACTCTTTTGCTCGTGTGCAAAACGGAGAAGTATTTTTACACAATATGCACGTTAGTCCTTACGAACAAGGAAATCGATACAATCATGAGCCATTGCGTACACGAAAGCTATTGCTGCATAAGCGTGAAATCAGCAAGCTAATTGGCTATTCAAAAGAAACGGGTTATTCACTAGTTCCTTTAAAAGTGTATTTGAAAAATGGATACGCAAAGGTTTTACTGGGACTTGGTAAGGGTAAAAAGAAATATGACAAGCGTGAAGACTTAAAGCGGAAAGAAGCGAAGCGCGATATCGAACGAGCATTTCGTGATCGTCAAAAGATGTGA
- the modB gene encoding molybdate ABC transporter permease subunit gives MIQEFLSPLQLSLKIALVAGFVVIILGTVIGKLLSRKHFKGKVMIETALMLPLVLPPSVVGFLLIVIFGKHSLLGRAIEWVFQQPVIFTWWAAVIASVVVAFPLMYQSAKTGFQGVDYEIEDAARVDGASEWKVFFLISIPLASKAIVTGGVLSLARALGEFGATLMFAGNIPGETQTVPTAIYIAIDSGNMNLAWLWVISIVFLSFLMLLFVQLKQK, from the coding sequence ATGATTCAAGAATTTTTATCTCCTCTTCAGCTATCGCTTAAAATCGCATTAGTAGCAGGATTTGTCGTTATTATTTTAGGCACTGTTATAGGAAAACTGTTATCCAGGAAACATTTTAAGGGAAAAGTGATGATTGAAACGGCGTTAATGCTCCCCTTGGTTCTCCCTCCGTCCGTTGTTGGATTTTTATTGATTGTTATCTTCGGAAAACACAGCCTACTCGGCCGGGCAATTGAATGGGTCTTTCAACAACCCGTTATTTTCACATGGTGGGCAGCTGTTATTGCATCCGTTGTCGTTGCGTTTCCGCTTATGTATCAATCTGCCAAAACAGGCTTTCAAGGCGTAGATTACGAAATTGAAGACGCAGCTCGAGTAGATGGTGCAAGCGAATGGAAAGTCTTTTTCCTTATTTCCATCCCTTTAGCTTCTAAAGCCATCGTAACAGGAGGGGTGTTAAGTCTGGCAAGAGCACTCGGAGAATTTGGAGCCACTTTGATGTTTGCTGGCAATATTCCAGGTGAAACTCAAACTGTGCCTACCGCTATCTACATCGCGATTGACTCTGGAAACATGAATCTGGCTTGGCTATGGGTTATTTCAATCGTCTTTCTTTCCTTTCTTATGCTGCTTTTTGTTCAGCTTAAACAAAAGTAA
- the modA gene encoding molybdate ABC transporter substrate-binding protein translates to MQQYFKPLFALLFLIMFTAACSNGTNTSQSAAQHKNISLTISAAASLKDALTDMQKQYKKKHPNIDLKFNFGASGSLQQQIANGAPADLFFSAAEDKFDALVKAGAISKENGTDLVGNDLVLIVPKNNTSAIKNFEDLSKPTVQKIALGIPESVPAGQYAKQTFEHMNLWKNIEPKTVYAKDVRQVLSYVETGNVEAGVVYKTDALISKKVKIVATADNSTHKPIVYPVGVIKDSKHPQEAKAFYQFLQSKTALNTLKKYGFTAN, encoded by the coding sequence ATGCAACAATACTTTAAACCCTTATTCGCACTATTATTTTTAATTATGTTTACTGCTGCTTGTTCGAACGGAACAAATACAAGTCAATCAGCAGCTCAGCACAAAAACATCAGCTTAACGATATCCGCTGCGGCCAGCTTAAAAGATGCGCTCACTGATATGCAAAAGCAATATAAAAAAAAACATCCGAATATAGACTTAAAATTTAATTTTGGAGCTTCAGGTTCGCTGCAACAGCAAATTGCAAACGGGGCACCTGCTGATTTATTTTTTTCAGCAGCGGAAGACAAGTTTGATGCACTAGTAAAAGCAGGAGCTATCTCCAAGGAAAATGGTACTGACTTGGTTGGCAATGACCTCGTGCTTATCGTGCCAAAGAATAATACGTCTGCTATCAAAAATTTTGAAGATCTATCAAAGCCGACTGTTCAAAAAATTGCGCTTGGCATCCCGGAATCCGTTCCTGCCGGACAGTATGCGAAGCAGACTTTTGAACACATGAATCTCTGGAAAAACATTGAGCCAAAAACCGTCTATGCTAAAGACGTACGCCAGGTTCTTTCCTATGTGGAGACAGGAAACGTTGAAGCTGGGGTGGTTTATAAAACCGATGCCTTGATTTCAAAAAAAGTGAAGATTGTAGCTACTGCAGATAATAGCACTCACAAACCAATTGTATATCCTGTAGGCGTTATTAAAGATTCGAAACATCCACAAGAAGCAAAGGCTTTTTATCAATTTTTACAAAGTAAGACCGCTCTTAACACTTTAAAGAAATACGGTTTCACTGCAAATTGA
- a CDS encoding DUF1641 domain-containing protein yields MAQPITEIKKPLLSEEEEKQQKLEDLTSLLADNEEALNRILGIVGELNDMGVLEAADSMIQAKEKISKIALHQISREPVTNLINTLMGASSGLMKADPEVTAKVVNSATAGMNEANEYVKTGKKVSALALIKALNDPDVNRAIGFGLHFLKGMGKALEE; encoded by the coding sequence ATGGCACAACCTATTACAGAAATTAAGAAACCTCTTCTAAGCGAGGAAGAAGAAAAACAACAAAAATTAGAAGACTTAACTTCTCTGCTGGCAGATAATGAAGAAGCATTGAACCGTATTCTCGGTATTGTTGGTGAACTTAACGATATGGGTGTTCTTGAAGCTGCTGATTCAATGATTCAAGCGAAAGAAAAAATCTCAAAAATTGCGCTTCATCAAATTTCTAGAGAACCGGTAACCAATTTAATTAATACCCTTATGGGTGCAAGCAGCGGTTTGATGAAGGCAGACCCAGAGGTAACCGCTAAAGTTGTGAACAGCGCAACAGCTGGTATGAACGAAGCTAATGAATATGTAAAAACAGGAAAAAAAGTAAGTGCATTAGCTCTTATAAAAGCGCTAAACGATCCAGATGTCAATCGTGCAATCGGATTTGGACTTCACTTTTTAAAAGGAATGGGCAAAGCGTTGGAAGAATAA
- the fdhF gene encoding formate dehydrogenase subunit alpha: MSRETITVHINGNEYKAASDSTILEIINQQSIEHPQICYVPEVDPIQTCDTCIVEMNGELVRSCSTRAEDGMKIELQSAPAKAAQTEAMDRLLENHLLYCTVCDNNNGNCKLHNTAEMMEIEHQKYPYKPKASENEVDMSHPFYRYDPNQCIACGQCVEVCQNLQVNETLSIDWEAKRPRVLWDDGVAINESSCVSCGQCVTVCPCNALMEKSMLGEAGFMTGLPKDVLNPMIDLVKEVEPGYSGIFAVSEVEAAMRETRTKKTKTVCTFCGVGCSFEVWTKGREILKVQPSSDAPANAISTCVKGKFGWDFVNSEKRITKPLIRKNGAFVESSWEEALDLVASRLSSINQQYGHGSVGFISSSKITNEENYVIQKLARQMFETNDVDNCSRYCQSPATDGLFRTVGMGGDAGTIKDIAKAGLVIIVGANPAEGHPVLATRIKRAHKLHDQKLIVADLRKNEMAERSDIFISPKQGTDQIWLMAVTKYMIDQGWHNEKFIQENVNYFEDFNSLLEKYTLEYAEQITGIPAVTLIQIAEMIRDADGTCVLWGMGVTQNTGGSDTSAAISNLLLATGNYRRPGAGAYPLRGHNNVQGACDMGTLPAWLPGYQHVTDSVAREKFEKAYGVKIKDKPGLDNIQMLHSIDEGKMKAMYLVGEDMALVDSNANHVHEILSNLDFFVVQDIFLSRTAQYADVVLPAVPSLEKDGTFTNTERRVQRLYQALPTLGDSKPDWWIVQEIANRLGANWSYTHPGDIFAEMASLSPLFSQASYESLEGWDSFLWGSLEGKSTPLLYVDGFNFPDKKARFALSDWVLPAEFPEEYDLHINNGRMLEHFHEGNMTNKSSGIQSKVPEVFVEISPQLAKEREIEEGSLVRLISPFGAVKVQALITERVKANELYLPMHSVHKDSAINFLTGPAVDRRTNTPAYKQTKVRMEVLSKGGETPLPSTNPRNKKRHPQNGVEVQRKWNRPGYVHLTSK, from the coding sequence ATGAGTCGTGAAACCATCACTGTTCATATAAATGGCAACGAATACAAGGCAGCTTCAGACTCTACCATACTCGAAATTATTAACCAACAAAGCATTGAGCATCCACAGATTTGTTATGTGCCTGAAGTAGATCCTATTCAAACTTGTGACACATGTATTGTTGAAATGAATGGCGAGTTAGTTCGTTCTTGTTCCACAAGGGCTGAAGACGGCATGAAGATTGAATTACAATCAGCACCTGCAAAAGCCGCGCAGACGGAAGCAATGGATCGTTTATTAGAAAATCATTTGCTATACTGCACCGTCTGCGATAATAACAACGGAAACTGTAAATTACATAACACAGCCGAAATGATGGAGATTGAACATCAAAAATATCCCTATAAGCCAAAGGCCTCGGAAAATGAAGTTGATATGTCTCATCCGTTCTACCGTTATGACCCTAATCAATGCATTGCTTGTGGACAATGTGTAGAAGTTTGTCAAAATCTTCAAGTAAATGAAACACTCTCTATCGACTGGGAAGCGAAACGTCCCCGCGTTCTTTGGGATGACGGTGTAGCAATCAATGAATCTTCTTGTGTGAGCTGCGGTCAGTGTGTAACAGTATGCCCTTGTAATGCCTTAATGGAAAAATCCATGCTTGGAGAAGCTGGATTCATGACTGGACTTCCAAAAGACGTTCTGAATCCAATGATTGATTTAGTTAAAGAAGTAGAACCCGGATACAGCGGAATTTTTGCTGTTTCAGAAGTGGAAGCAGCTATGCGCGAAACACGCACGAAAAAAACAAAAACTGTCTGTACATTTTGCGGGGTTGGGTGTTCATTTGAAGTATGGACAAAAGGCCGTGAAATCCTTAAAGTTCAGCCTAGCTCAGATGCTCCTGCAAATGCTATTTCAACCTGTGTGAAAGGAAAATTCGGCTGGGATTTTGTAAACTCTGAAAAACGTATTACTAAGCCTTTAATCCGAAAGAATGGCGCATTTGTAGAATCGTCATGGGAAGAAGCCCTCGATTTAGTAGCAAGCAGGTTAAGCTCTATCAATCAGCAGTATGGACATGGATCAGTTGGTTTTATCTCTTCTTCTAAGATTACAAACGAAGAAAACTATGTTATTCAAAAGCTGGCCCGCCAAATGTTTGAAACAAATGACGTAGACAACTGTTCTCGCTACTGTCAGTCTCCTGCAACCGATGGATTATTTCGAACAGTGGGAATGGGAGGCGATGCCGGCACGATAAAAGACATCGCAAAAGCTGGACTAGTTATCATCGTGGGAGCTAACCCTGCTGAAGGTCACCCTGTATTAGCAACTCGCATCAAACGCGCGCATAAGCTTCATGATCAAAAACTAATTGTTGCAGATTTGCGCAAAAACGAAATGGCTGAACGCTCTGACATTTTTATCAGTCCAAAACAAGGTACGGACCAAATATGGCTAATGGCTGTAACAAAATACATGATTGATCAAGGATGGCACAATGAAAAATTTATTCAAGAAAACGTCAACTATTTTGAAGACTTTAACTCTTTGCTTGAAAAGTACACGCTTGAATATGCTGAACAAATTACGGGTATTCCAGCAGTAACACTCATTCAAATAGCTGAAATGATTCGAGACGCCGACGGAACCTGTGTGCTTTGGGGCATGGGCGTAACGCAAAATACAGGAGGCTCTGATACTTCAGCGGCTATCTCAAACCTGCTGCTTGCTACTGGAAACTATCGACGCCCTGGAGCAGGCGCTTATCCACTCCGAGGCCACAATAACGTGCAAGGAGCATGTGATATGGGAACTCTTCCTGCTTGGCTTCCAGGCTATCAGCACGTCACAGACTCAGTCGCCCGAGAAAAATTTGAAAAAGCATACGGTGTAAAAATTAAGGACAAGCCAGGGCTTGATAATATTCAAATGCTTCATTCAATTGATGAAGGAAAAATGAAAGCCATGTACCTTGTAGGAGAAGATATGGCTCTTGTCGATTCAAATGCTAACCACGTACACGAAATATTATCAAATCTAGATTTTTTTGTCGTCCAAGACATTTTCCTTTCGAGAACGGCTCAATATGCTGATGTTGTACTCCCTGCTGTTCCTTCTCTTGAAAAAGACGGAACGTTTACCAATACAGAGCGACGTGTACAAAGATTGTATCAAGCATTACCAACGCTTGGTGATTCAAAGCCGGATTGGTGGATTGTTCAAGAGATTGCAAACCGCTTAGGTGCGAACTGGTCGTATACACATCCTGGTGATATCTTTGCAGAAATGGCTAGTCTATCACCTCTGTTCAGCCAAGCCAGCTACGAAAGCCTTGAAGGCTGGGATAGCTTTTTATGGGGGAGCTTAGAGGGAAAAAGCACACCTTTGCTTTACGTCGATGGGTTTAATTTCCCAGATAAAAAAGCGCGCTTTGCTTTATCAGATTGGGTGCTTCCTGCCGAATTCCCAGAAGAATATGATCTACACATTAATAATGGAAGAATGTTAGAACATTTTCATGAAGGGAATATGACCAATAAATCGAGTGGTATTCAATCAAAAGTACCGGAAGTATTTGTAGAAATTTCACCTCAGCTTGCCAAGGAGCGTGAAATTGAAGAAGGTTCGCTTGTCAGATTAATCTCACCGTTTGGAGCAGTAAAAGTACAGGCATTAATTACAGAGCGAGTAAAAGCAAATGAGCTGTATCTTCCAATGCACTCTGTTCATAAAGATTCGGCTATTAACTTCTTGACGGGACCTGCAGTCGACCGACGAACAAATACGCCGGCTTACAAACAAACAAAAGTACGGATGGAAGTATTAAGCAAAGGTGGAGAAACGCCTTTACCGTCTACAAATCCGCGTAACAAAAAACGTCATCCTCAAAATGGGGTCGAGGTTCAGCGTAAATGGAACCGTCCGGGCTACGTCCATTTAACAAGTAAATAG
- a CDS encoding DUF2294 domain-containing protein, whose product MSKTIHEFNDIIRKLRKDLFGKGPERIHTVFVENMAVSTLYGNLTPTETFIASTSEGCDMVHLARTKMIQDVYASNPPEGLEELVGAKLVNLFSDMKIKENIAVSVFVFDKNII is encoded by the coding sequence ATGTCAAAAACCATTCATGAATTTAATGATATTATTCGGAAGCTTCGAAAAGATTTATTTGGAAAAGGACCGGAAAGAATACATACGGTTTTTGTTGAAAATATGGCTGTCTCAACACTGTATGGAAATTTAACTCCGACAGAAACATTTATTGCAAGCACTTCTGAAGGATGTGACATGGTTCATCTAGCTCGAACAAAAATGATCCAAGATGTATATGCATCTAATCCGCCGGAAGGGCTAGAAGAATTGGTAGGAGCAAAGCTGGTGAATTTATTTTCAGATATGAAAATAAAAGAAAATATAGCGGTTTCCGTATTCGTCTTTGATAAAAACATTATCTAA
- the fdhD gene encoding formate dehydrogenase accessory sulfurtransferase FdhD yields the protein MESLEDKIVTEFPVTVKINEEEFVTMVCSPQYIEDMVIGYLASEGVIREYKDIKNIWVQEKEGYVHVTIDKLNPYFQNLQNKRYITSCCGASRQGFVFINDALTAKKMNNISVELSIKDCFHLMNKLQQSAATFQETGGVHNAAICDKNGFMLSRMDIGRHNALDKLYGYCLKHHISIRDKVVVFSGRISSEVLLKVAKIGCEVVLSKSAPTELALNLAEELGITTVGFIRNDSLNIYTCPERILRES from the coding sequence ATGGAAAGCCTGGAAGATAAAATTGTAACGGAGTTTCCTGTGACTGTGAAAATTAATGAAGAAGAGTTTGTCACGATGGTATGTAGCCCGCAATACATCGAAGATATGGTAATTGGCTATTTAGCATCTGAAGGGGTTATTCGAGAATACAAAGACATTAAAAACATATGGGTTCAAGAAAAAGAAGGGTATGTTCATGTTACAATAGATAAATTAAACCCTTATTTTCAAAACCTTCAAAATAAACGATATATCACGTCTTGCTGCGGGGCGAGCAGACAAGGGTTTGTATTTATAAATGATGCGCTGACTGCTAAAAAAATGAATAATATATCGGTAGAACTTTCAATTAAGGATTGTTTTCACTTGATGAATAAGCTGCAGCAATCTGCTGCTACGTTTCAAGAAACGGGTGGCGTTCATAACGCTGCCATTTGTGATAAAAACGGTTTTATGCTTAGCAGAATGGACATTGGTAGGCATAATGCTTTAGATAAACTATACGGGTATTGCTTAAAACACCATATTTCAATTAGGGATAAAGTGGTCGTTTTCAGCGGCCGTATTTCTTCAGAAGTTTTGTTGAAAGTAGCGAAGATTGGGTGTGAAGTGGTTCTTTCAAAATCCGCTCCGACTGAACTTGCTTTAAATCTAGCAGAAGAATTGGGAATTACAACGGTAGGGTTTATTCGAAATGATTCGTTGAATATTTATACATGCCCAGAAAGAATTTTAAGAGAGAGTTAA
- the moaA gene encoding GTP 3',8-cyclase MoaA, giving the protein MSYAIVDTLKRPLRDLRLSVTDRCNFRCRYCMPEEIFGADYPFLPAENILSFDELERLTRLFASLGVKKVRITGGEPLLRKDLPDLINRLKQIEGIDDIAITTNGSLLKKHAEALSKAGLSRVTVSLDSLDEVRFQELNGNRGSVKRVLEGIEAAALVGISVKINMVVQKGKNEQDILPMTRYFKGKKHTLRFIEYMDVGNSNGWKMDEVITKKQILDIVGQEMPLEEIPSHYTGEVATRYRYVGTEEEIGIISSVTDSFCSTCSRARVSAEGKLYTCLFASKGYDLRKLIRSEASDRTVCDTISDIWNQRKDRYSDERANGRRVQGAEKVEMSHIGG; this is encoded by the coding sequence ATGTCATACGCTATAGTTGATACTTTAAAGCGTCCTTTACGAGACTTGCGTTTGTCAGTAACAGATCGCTGTAACTTTCGATGTCGATATTGTATGCCTGAAGAAATTTTTGGGGCAGACTATCCATTTTTACCTGCCGAAAACATTCTTTCGTTTGATGAATTAGAGAGGCTCACTAGATTATTCGCATCACTAGGAGTAAAAAAAGTACGTATAACCGGAGGCGAGCCACTGCTAAGAAAAGACTTGCCAGATCTAATTAATCGTCTGAAGCAAATTGAGGGTATAGATGATATTGCCATAACAACAAATGGCTCACTGTTAAAGAAGCATGCAGAAGCCTTATCAAAAGCGGGATTATCAAGAGTAACCGTTAGTTTAGACTCACTTGATGAAGTGAGATTTCAAGAGCTAAATGGAAATCGAGGAAGCGTCAAACGAGTATTAGAAGGAATAGAGGCAGCAGCTCTTGTGGGGATTTCAGTCAAAATAAACATGGTTGTCCAAAAAGGCAAGAATGAGCAGGATATCCTTCCGATGACCAGATATTTTAAAGGCAAAAAACATACGCTGCGCTTTATTGAATATATGGATGTTGGAAATTCAAACGGATGGAAAATGGATGAGGTTATAACAAAGAAACAAATTCTTGATATAGTTGGACAAGAAATGCCTCTTGAAGAAATTCCATCTCATTACACGGGAGAAGTAGCCACCAGGTATCGGTATGTTGGGACAGAAGAGGAAATTGGTATCATTTCATCCGTGACGGATTCATTCTGTTCGACTTGTTCACGCGCAAGAGTATCGGCTGAAGGAAAGCTCTATACCTGTTTGTTTGCGTCAAAAGGATACGACCTCCGAAAACTGATACGATCAGAAGCATCTGATCGTACCGTTTGTGACACCATTTCTGATATCTGGAACCAACGCAAAGATCGTTACTCAGATGAACGAGCTAACGGAAGGCGAGTCCAAGGCGCTGAGAAAGTGGAAATGTCTCATATTGGTGGATAA
- the mobA gene encoding molybdenum cofactor guanylyltransferase, translating to MSIAGIILAGGKSSRYGQPKMFETYNKKSFYEYSIDALKENHVTPILVSTNQDLLPYFQRKDVAFAVEKRPYQGPLYAIHHALTAIDCRAEWFFILSCDIPFINAEFVHHMITLTQTNSPDIVLPVQPDHIHPLLALYHRRTLPLIEQLVIQGERRLTRLLNQTNVLRVPFSAEDPTFINVNHRSDWHL from the coding sequence ATGTCCATTGCCGGCATTATATTAGCAGGAGGAAAATCTTCTCGCTACGGCCAACCAAAAATGTTTGAAACCTATAACAAGAAATCATTTTACGAATATAGTATAGATGCATTAAAAGAAAATCACGTCACACCTATACTCGTGTCTACCAATCAAGATTTACTCCCTTATTTTCAAAGAAAAGATGTTGCATTTGCAGTTGAAAAACGTCCGTATCAAGGACCTTTGTATGCAATTCATCACGCTTTAACTGCGATCGATTGCCGTGCTGAATGGTTCTTTATTCTTTCTTGCGATATTCCTTTTATTAATGCTGAGTTTGTTCATCACATGATTACACTGACTCAAACGAACTCACCTGATATTGTTCTTCCTGTTCAGCCTGATCACATTCACCCGCTTCTAGCACTCTACCACCGTAGAACGCTTCCTCTTATTGAACAACTCGTTATACAAGGTGAAAGAAGGCTTACACGATTGTTGAATCAGACAAACGTCCTTCGCGTGCCTTTTTCAGCAGAAGATCCCACTTTTATAAATGTGAATCATCGCAGTGATTGGCATTTATAA